atgttaagttttttgtaatatacaaaataacTGATTAATTACTATGTTATTTGAAAATgtgttaaatataattgttaTAGTTCCAATTATTGTATTAATAagctttaaaaacataattatacattttatttaacgAATACAATAATAACACTATGAAAAGTATTTGTTAAATATACATCAATTTGCCTTTACATATGCAAAAAATCGAcgtttatattatatatatgattttcaaaattaaaattaatcaaaattttataatgtatTTATGATTGATTAACAttagaattattttttaatctttctttcgctaaaaacatttaatttatatactaaaactataaattttgcaaacaaaataataagtatGAATTATGatatagaaataaaaaataatacttATTGAATgagattattaaataaaagatttaaattagaaataccACAAATAAGTAATAAAACATAGTTTCAAGTAAAATAAGGGtttaattgtatttttctATTCGTAACCTaatacttatttttttagttaatTTCAGTATTGTTTCTATTTCTtcataaaagaaaatatttattccACTTACACCAATAAAGTAATCGTCAAAATACATATTCCCATCCTGTATACATAACTGATTAATATTCtgcataaatttttttaaggaCGATTGTATCACAAATATTTTCCCTTCAAATCTATCTATAGACATTAAAATCTTAgtaattgaatttttagtaattttttgtgTTGCAAAATCTTCtatctctttttttagtgAAATATTCTCGTCAAACTGACTTAGAGTTTCATAAAACATACGGTAAgacattaaaattatacttTTATCAGATTCCGAGACATAATTGACTATTTCATCATTATCTTGTTTTAttctatttattaatagGCAAATTGAATTTTGTACCATACAAGTAAGATCTTCCAACTTAtataattctttaattatattgtatTCAAAACATGATGAATCACATAAAATTATGCTAagaaagataaaaaaattcattggggcataactaaaaaaaattaatttatattaaatttaaattaatttttttgttcttaaatgaaattaataattttatgtaaaaattagaccgcaatattaatataataaaaaataattttattcctTGCCCCAATGAACAagattaatgttttttatctttttttgcatGCTATATACATTCAAGAATGtgattattttctttgtttaaTTAATGTCATGTGTCATAACGGAAACGACAACTGACTTTTTTGACACCAAGGGGCTCGAgtttacatataaaaaaattcttatgCTGTACAATcaataatacatttttaaaatgtaaacGGAAAGCATTAAGATTTTACAATGATATcttaatacatttttttgtctGTTTGCaacttaataaattttgacatatttttttaggatCAATCTTGAGTTATTGcgtgataaaaaattgatatatacatataagTGATTTTTATGTGCTTTAATAAGTTTCATAATATTTCCTCATATGCAGATTggtattgatttttttgcGAGTGTGAAgcatatttaaaaatataaacataattatTATGGAACTACCATAAATGTATTTGATATTGAATGTCTTTACTATTTGTACTAGTATTATCAAAAAGCAGAGTAAATTATGCTGTTTTTATCATCAATTACGATCTGAAGCTATTAATGTCtataatagttttttaacGTCGGCATTATCATAAGTCGATTCTTCTCTTATACTGATCTCAGTcgtgaaaatttttagtactCTCATAAGAATAATTGGCAAaactattttataaaattaggcgttgtaattttttgttagaAAGATGTTAACCTATACAATATAAGTTATCACGTATTAATTTACAATGTATACATTcatgtaatatttttagtagATTGTTTAATATATTCTATTTTCTGACCCTTCAGatagaataaaat
The DNA window shown above is from Vairimorpha necatrix chromosome 7, complete sequence and carries:
- a CDS encoding putative SP-containing protein, which translates into the protein MNFFIFLSIILCDSSCFEYNIIKELYKLEDLTCMVQNSICLLINRIKQDNDEIVNYVSESDKSIILMSYRMFYETLSQFDENISLKKEIEDFATQKITKNSITKILMSIDRFEGKIFVIQSSLKKFMQNINQLCIQDGNMYFDDYFIGVSGINIFFYEEIETILKLTKKISIRLRIEKYN